The Bacteroidota bacterium genome has a window encoding:
- a CDS encoding sulfotransferase yields MPDFIIIGAQKAGTSSLHYYLSQHPQVIASSVKEVHYFDNHFEEGLLWYKAHFPLRSRVRRRERELGKPVLVGEASPYYLFHPHAPRRIREALPEAKLIAFLRDPVKRAYSHYQMGVRRNKESLSFEEAVERERERLPGETVKMLADEHYRSEFHQVYSYVERGIYVDQLEVYAELFGRDQLLVMPSEALFADTQATVDAVTDFLGLERAPLTDVEPKWVGTYKKKAALPLEDELRAFYAPHNQRLYEFLGRTFDW; encoded by the coding sequence ATGCCCGACTTTATCATCATCGGGGCGCAGAAGGCGGGGACCTCGTCGCTGCACTACTACCTCAGCCAGCACCCGCAGGTGATCGCGTCGTCGGTCAAGGAGGTGCACTACTTCGACAACCACTTCGAGGAGGGGCTGCTGTGGTACAAGGCGCACTTCCCGCTCCGGTCCCGGGTGCGGCGGCGCGAGCGGGAGCTTGGAAAGCCGGTTCTGGTCGGCGAGGCGAGCCCGTACTACCTCTTCCACCCGCACGCACCGCGCCGCATCCGCGAGGCGCTGCCGGAGGCCAAGCTGATCGCGTTCCTCCGAGACCCTGTCAAGCGGGCCTACTCGCACTACCAGATGGGCGTGCGCCGAAACAAGGAGTCGCTCAGCTTCGAGGAGGCCGTCGAGCGCGAACGCGAGCGCCTGCCGGGCGAGACCGTCAAGATGCTCGCCGACGAGCATTACCGGAGCGAGTTCCACCAGGTCTATTCCTACGTCGAGCGCGGGATCTACGTCGACCAGCTTGAGGTCTACGCCGAGCTGTTCGGCCGCGACCAGCTTCTGGTGATGCCGAGCGAGGCCCTGTTCGCCGACACCCAGGCGACGGTCGACGCGGTAACGGACTTCCTCGGCCTGGAGCGCGCGCCGCTCACGGACGTCGAGCCGAAGTGGGTGGGGACCTACAAAAAGAAAGCGGCGCTCCCGCTCGAAGACGAACTGCGGGCGTTCTACGCGCCCCACAACCAGCGCCTCTACGAGTTCCTCGGGCGCACCTTCGACTGGTAG
- the smc gene encoding chromosome segregation protein SMC gives MYLSSIALHGFKSFADKTAVHFDPGVTAIVGPNGCGKSNIIDAVRWVLGEQRARLLRSEKMENVIFNGAGTRRALGLAEVSLSIHNTRGVLPTEYTDVTISRRLYRSGESEYLLNGTVCRLKDILDLFMDTGMGAGAYSVIELKMIEDILSENAADRRRLFEEAAGITKYKLRRGQALRRLDTTQADLTRLADLTDEIEKNVRSLSRQATKAQRHQTLQERLRTLELGLAAADFARLDAERQALDTDAGALRDRVAERTVQLQTREAEAEALRTALLDRERALAEHQRALNAHVEQIRTAEAEVRLAEERRAAAEAALDRLGREADADTARAETLRAEAETLAEQAEEATAAAAEAEAHRAERDGEHETAEAGADAARAQLGEAQAAARHAADRLAGARADLDAQRQRRALLEDEVQRIEAQTREVKTVLAETEARTEATAAARQAAEAARAETETAFTEAEAEVASLDGQLGTVAESLRAARRQYDAATAEADILQSLLDSYEGFSDAAQTLLAAPDGPACTVADLLACDAGLRPAVDAALGPLADALVAQTEAEAHAGLARLRNEQAGRATFLVLDRLPERPPPPLSATPPGTTPLATSVRTDAAHGRLPRVLLQNVFLAGSLAEAEALHAQYPAARFVTAEGEWVSGSLVHAGGDQASASAERLGRREQLDAARAQAEAARAESDALDADEQRLRAAREALDLGARRAAAREAERALDARAREAGQVEYEAAAQARRLSELAARRAKLQAELDDAATTAGLETALTEATAAHEAAAQARADAEVAYSAAEAASRAALARFSEANLVAVQARTRLDALGRDRDRTDLGLADLATRDDERQAEAGRLRASLDEAAGRIATQSAQATRLRDTKADLDQAVTTAETDVSDARSAISDTDALLREVRRLREEAQQAQGAGEIRRTEIGTRLEAITERVWEAYGVAPGEIEVPPDFDADEARREVPDLRAKLRTIGAVNELALESYEEEKQRLEFLREQQHDLEQAEASLRSTIREINATASARFNETFSAVRREFQRLFKDLFGQNASADIVLAGDDPLEDPIEIRARPKGKKPSAITQLSGGEKTLTAIALLFAIYLVKPSPFCILDEVDAPLDDANVERFMGLIRAFAESTQFILVTHNKLTMEAADRMYGVTMQEEGVSKLVGVRFDEVLPEAA, from the coding sequence ATGTATCTGAGCAGTATCGCCCTCCACGGGTTCAAGAGCTTCGCCGACAAGACGGCGGTCCACTTCGACCCCGGCGTCACCGCCATCGTCGGCCCAAACGGGTGCGGGAAGTCCAACATCATCGACGCCGTCAGGTGGGTCCTCGGCGAGCAGCGGGCGCGGCTGCTGCGCTCGGAGAAGATGGAAAACGTCATCTTCAACGGGGCCGGCACACGGCGCGCCCTCGGCCTAGCCGAAGTCTCGCTCTCGATCCACAACACGCGCGGCGTCCTCCCGACCGAGTACACCGACGTCACGATCTCGCGCCGCCTCTACCGCTCCGGCGAGTCGGAATACCTCCTCAACGGGACCGTCTGCCGCCTCAAGGACATCCTCGACCTGTTCATGGACACGGGGATGGGCGCGGGGGCCTACTCGGTGATCGAGCTGAAGATGATCGAGGACATCCTGAGCGAGAACGCGGCCGACCGGCGGCGGCTCTTCGAGGAGGCCGCCGGGATCACGAAGTACAAGCTCCGCCGGGGGCAGGCGCTCCGCCGCCTCGACACGACGCAGGCCGACCTCACGCGCCTCGCGGACCTGACGGATGAGATCGAGAAGAACGTCCGCAGCCTCTCCCGGCAGGCGACGAAGGCGCAGCGCCACCAGACGCTCCAGGAGCGCCTCCGCACGCTCGAACTCGGCCTCGCCGCCGCCGACTTCGCCCGGCTCGATGCCGAGCGCCAGGCCCTCGACACGGACGCCGGCGCGCTCCGCGACCGCGTCGCCGAGCGGACGGTACAGCTCCAGACGCGCGAGGCCGAGGCCGAGGCCCTGCGCACCGCCCTCCTCGACCGCGAGCGCGCCCTCGCTGAGCACCAGCGGGCTCTCAACGCGCACGTCGAGCAGATCCGCACGGCCGAGGCCGAGGTCCGCCTCGCCGAAGAGCGCCGCGCCGCCGCCGAGGCTGCCCTCGACCGGCTGGGCCGAGAGGCCGACGCCGACACCGCTCGCGCCGAGACGCTCCGGGCCGAAGCCGAGACGCTCGCGGAGCAAGCCGAGGAAGCAACTGCCGCTGCTGCCGAGGCTGAGGCGCACCGTGCCGAGCGGGATGGGGAGCACGAGACGGCGGAGGCCGGTGCCGACGCCGCTCGCGCGCAGCTTGGCGAAGCGCAGGCCGCAGCGCGCCACGCCGCCGACCGCCTCGCCGGAGCCCGCGCCGACCTCGACGCGCAGCGCCAGCGCCGTGCTCTTCTCGAAGACGAGGTGCAGCGCATCGAGGCCCAGACCCGCGAGGTCAAAACCGTGCTCGCCGAGACCGAGGCGCGGACCGAGGCCACAGCGGCAGCGCGCCAGGCCGCCGAGGCCGCACGCGCCGAAACTGAGACCGCGTTTACTGAGGCCGAAGCCGAGGTCGCATCGCTGGACGGTCAGCTCGGTACCGTAGCCGAATCGCTCCGCGCGGCTCGGCGGCAGTACGACGCGGCGACGGCCGAGGCCGACATCCTCCAAAGCCTGCTCGACAGCTACGAGGGGTTCTCCGACGCCGCCCAGACCCTCCTCGCCGCGCCTGACGGGCCAGCGTGCACCGTCGCCGATCTCCTCGCCTGCGATGCCGGATTGCGCCCTGCCGTGGACGCCGCGCTCGGGCCGCTCGCCGACGCGCTCGTCGCCCAGACCGAGGCCGAGGCCCACGCCGGTCTCGCCCGGCTGCGCAACGAGCAGGCCGGGCGCGCCACGTTTCTCGTCCTTGACCGGCTGCCGGAGCGCCCGCCCCCGCCCCTCTCCGCAACCCCGCCCGGCACGACCCCCCTCGCCACGTCCGTCCGCACCGACGCCGCCCACGGTCGGCTCCCGCGCGTGCTCCTCCAGAACGTCTTCCTCGCAGGCTCGCTCGCCGAGGCCGAGGCGCTGCACGCCCAGTACCCCGCCGCCCGGTTCGTCACGGCCGAGGGCGAGTGGGTGAGCGGGAGCCTCGTCCACGCCGGGGGCGACCAGGCGTCGGCCTCCGCCGAGCGGCTCGGGCGGCGTGAGCAGCTCGACGCAGCGCGCGCCCAGGCCGAGGCCGCCCGCGCCGAGAGTGACGCCCTCGACGCCGACGAGCAGCGCCTGCGCGCCGCGCGCGAGGCCCTCGACCTCGGTGCCCGCCGGGCGGCGGCTCGGGAGGCCGAGCGGGCGCTCGACGCCCGCGCCCGCGAGGCCGGGCAGGTCGAGTACGAGGCCGCCGCCCAAGCGCGCCGCCTGAGCGAACTCGCGGCGCGGCGCGCGAAGCTCCAGGCGGAACTCGACGACGCGGCGACGACCGCAGGGCTAGAAACTGCGCTCACTGAGGCGACGGCCGCGCACGAAGCTGCCGCCCAGGCCCGCGCCGACGCCGAGGTGGCCTACAGCGCCGCCGAGGCCGCGAGCCGCGCCGCCCTCGCCCGCTTCAGCGAAGCCAACCTCGTCGCTGTCCAGGCCCGCACCCGCCTCGACGCCCTCGGGCGCGACCGCGACCGCACCGACCTCGGGCTCGCCGACCTCGCCACCCGTGACGACGAGCGGCAGGCCGAGGCCGGGCGTCTGCGCGCGAGCCTCGACGAAGCCGCCGGACGCATCGCCACGCAGTCGGCCCAGGCGACCCGGCTGCGCGACACCAAAGCCGACCTCGACCAGGCCGTCACGACCGCCGAGACCGACGTCTCCGACGCCCGCTCCGCGATCTCGGACACCGACGCCCTCCTGCGCGAGGTCCGGCGGCTCCGCGAAGAGGCCCAGCAGGCGCAGGGCGCGGGCGAGATCCGGCGGACCGAGATCGGCACCCGGCTCGAAGCCATCACCGAGCGCGTGTGGGAGGCCTACGGCGTCGCCCCCGGCGAGATCGAGGTCCCGCCCGACTTCGACGCCGACGAGGCCCGCCGCGAGGTCCCCGACCTGCGCGCCAAGCTCCGCACCATCGGTGCCGTCAACGAACTCGCGCTCGAGTCCTACGAAGAGGAAAAGCAGCGCCTAGAATTTCTACGCGAGCAGCAGCACGACCTCGAACAGGCCGAGGCCTCGCTCCGCTCGACGATCCGGGAGATCAACGCTACGGCCTCCGCCCGCTTCAATGAGACCTTCTCGGCCGTCCGCCGCGAGTTCCAGCGCCTCTTCAAAGACCTCTTCGGCCAGAACGCCTCGGCCGACATCGTCCTCGCCGGCGACGACCCGCTCGAAGACCCCATCGAGATCCGCGCCCGCCCGAAGGGCAAGAAGCCGAGCGCCATCACCCAGCTCTCCGGCGGCGAGAAGACGCTGACCGCGATCGCGCTCCTCTTCGCCATCTACCTCGTCAAGCCCTCCCCGTTCTGCATCCTCGACGAGGTCGACGCCCCGCTCGACGACGCCAACGTCGAGCGCTTCATGGGCCTCATCCGCGCCTTCGCCGAGAGCACGCAGTTCATCCTCGTCACCCACAACAAGCTCACGATGGAGGCCGCCGACCGGATGTACGGCGTGACGATGCAGGAGGAAGGCGTCAGCAAGCTCGTCGGCGTCCGCTTCGACGAGGTCCTACCCGAGGCAGCATAA